One Intestinimonas butyriciproducens genomic window, CGCTGGAGCGCCGGGGCTGAGAGTGCTCGGAGGCCGGGATCAGATTGGCGCGGCGCAGGGCGGTGACCACGGGCTTATAGAGCAGAAGGGTAGTGGCCATGTTCATGCCGCCCTTGACCAGATTGAAGGGGAGGAAGACAGGCACCAGCATGGCGGCCACAGCTTCCCGCGGCAGGCCCTGATAGATGGGGGTGATGAGGTAATTCCACAGCAGCATCACGCCCGTCAGCATCAGTACGCCCAGCCCCAGCCCCAGGATTGCGCCCCGCATGGTGTGGCGGCGCTTATAGACGAAAGAAGCGGTGCAGCAGAAGCTGCAGGTGGCCAGCACGTTCATGACGAAGCCGATGGGACCGGTATGGCTGATGGTGACCATCTCCACGAAGGCCACCACAATGGACACCGCGGCGGCGGCCACAGGGCCAAAGGTAAAGCCGCCGATGCAGATGATGACATCCTTGAAATCGAAATCCAGGAAACCGTTGACACTGGGTAGCAGCTTGGAGAGCAGCATCACCACATAGGCGATGGCAGAGAGCATGGCCAGGGTGGTGACCGTCCTGGTGTTCATTGCGGGACGGGCGCTGGTTTTGGTCAGGGTGGGTTCGGACATAAAAATATGCGCTCCTTTCAGGCGCGGCCTTTTCTCCCGGCCGCGCCCCCATGTAGTAGAAAACACCTGAAAGACGGAATGTCTTCCAGGTGTTAAAAACAAACATGGGGAAAGGTGCGCGTTTTAACACATCTTCTTCCATCCAGACTTCGCGCCGCCGATTCAAAGCGCGTCACTGTCGGTCCCGGAGTTCCACCGGATCAACTGTGCAGAAACACAGGTCGCGGACTATACCGCCGATCGGGATTTTCACCCTGCCCTGAAGACATTTTCGATTCAGTTGTTTTCTCTTCCTTTATTATACATGGGTCCGGCAAAAATGCAACCCCCTTTTTTGTATTTTTGAAAAACAAATGTTCGATAAACATTGACTTGCCAGCCGGGATATACTAGAATAAAAGAAACAAAATAAGGGCGGGGCGCCCCGGGAGGTATGATGTGAAGAGAGAGCAGAGCTGCTGTTTTACCGGCCACAGGCCGGACAAACTTCCATGGGGGGAGAATGAGTCCGATCCCCGTTGTCTGGCGCTGAAAAGGCGGCTGGAGGGGGAATTGACGCAGGTATACAATCGTGGGTACCGACATTTCATCTGTGGTATGGCCCGGGGGTGTGACCTCTACTTCTGCGAGGCCGTGCTGGAGCTGCGGAGCCGCCGTCCGGGCATCACGCTGGAGGCCGCCATCCCTTGTGAGGAGCAGGCGGCCCGCTGGCGGGAGCGGGACCGGAGCCGCTATTTCAGACTGATGGAGCAGTGCGATTTTGAGACCATGGTCCAGCACCGGTACACCTCCGGCTGTATGCAGCGCCGGGACCGGTACATGGTCGACCACGCCGGACTTTTGATCGCAGCCTACGACGGCATGACGCTGGGCGGGACCATGTATACCCTGACCTATGCCATGCGGCAGGGGCTGGAGACCCTGATCCTGGATATCGAACGAAAATAGCAAGAGGGCCCCGGACCTTATGATCCGGGGCCCTCTTTCACACAAGTGAAAGACCGCTGGGCCGTGCGCCACGCGGAAAGAGCTGGTTACAGCGCCAACAGTTCGATTTTACTGTCATTGGCGGAGGCCTTTAACTGGGTAATGGGGGACATATAACTCTCGATGATCTTGGTGGCGATGGGGTCCTCCAAGTCCTTTTGAACCTGCCGGCGCAGGTTTCGGGCGCCGTAAGCCACCGAGTAGGAGGTCTTGACCAAGTGCTCCAGCACGCTCTCGTCCCAGGAGAAGGAAATCCCCTTCTCCCTGAGGTTATCGGTGAGCTCGCCCAGCATGATCCGGGCGATGGACTTGAAGTTCCCCTCCGTAAGGCGGTTGAAATAGACCACTTCATCCACGCGGTTGATGAACTCAGGACGCAGGAAGCCCTCCAGAGCTTTCATGGCCTTGTCCTTGCCCTGCTCATTGGCGGTGCGGCCAAAGCCCAGGGACCCCATGCCCTTGTCGCTGCCGGCGTTGGAGGTCATGACGATGACAGTATTCTCAAAGTTCACCACACGCCCCTGGGCGTCGGTGATATGACCGTCGTCCAGGATCTGGAGCATGATGTTGAGGACATCCGGGTGCGCCTTCTCAATTTCGTCAAAGAGAATGACGCAGTAGGGCTTGCGGCGCACCTTTTCGGTCAGCTGGCCGGCCTCGTCGTAGCCTACATAGCCCGGAGGAGAGCCGATGATACGGCTGACGGCGAATTTCTCCATAAACTCCGACATATCCAAACG contains:
- a CDS encoding ECF transporter S component; protein product: MSEPTLTKTSARPAMNTRTVTTLAMLSAIAYVVMLLSKLLPSVNGFLDFDFKDVIICIGGFTFGPVAAAAVSIVVAFVEMVTISHTGPIGFVMNVLATCSFCCTASFVYKRRHTMRGAILGLGLGVLMLTGVMLLWNYLITPIYQGLPREAVAAMLVPVFLPFNLVKGGMNMATTLLLYKPVVTALRRANLIPASEHSQPRRSSAGYLLFSLALMATFVLLALVLMDVI
- a CDS encoding SLOG family protein; protein product: MKREQSCCFTGHRPDKLPWGENESDPRCLALKRRLEGELTQVYNRGYRHFICGMARGCDLYFCEAVLELRSRRPGITLEAAIPCEEQAARWRERDRSRYFRLMEQCDFETMVQHRYTSGCMQRRDRYMVDHAGLLIAAYDGMTLGGTMYTLTYAMRQGLETLILDIERK